TCCGACGCCGCGGCGATGGTGCACGGCCAGGCGATCGACGTCGACGGCGGTGCCCTGCTGGGGTGGACCGACACCGAGAGTTACTTCGCCCGGCGTAGGAGGCGCTTGGAATGAGTGTGGCCATGACCACGGCCGTCGTCGGCGTCGGCTCGACCCGCCAAGGTGAGCTACCCGGGCGCACCGCCAATGACATCGCTGCCGAGGCGATACAACTGGCGTTGGATGACGCCGGTATCGACAAAGCCGAAGTGGACGGGCTCATCACCTGTCGGAACCTGACCACGCGGTCGTGCATCGACGAACAAGTCGGCCAACTGCTGGGGATGAACCCCGGGTACAGCGCCACCCTCGACTACGGGACCGGTAATTTCTCCCTGCATCTCGGTGTCATGGCCATCACCGCGGGCCTGGCCAACACCGTCGTCCTGGCCTACGGCACCAACCAACGGTCACAGCGCATCAATTTCGGGACCACGGTCGGCGGCGGCGCCGAATTCGCCGCCGCCGCAGGCCTGGTGCACGTGGCCGGCCCGGCCGCCATGGCGTTCCGGCGCCATCAACACCGCTATGGGACGACGGAGGAGCAGCTCGGCTGGATCTCGGTGGCGCAGCGCGAATGGGCCCGGCTCAATCCGCTGAGCATCTTCCGGGATCCGCTGTCGATCGAGGACTATCTGGCCGCGCCCTACATCGCCGAACCCCTGCGCCGTCCCGATCTGACCATGGTGTCCGACGGTGGAGCAGCACTTGTCCTCACCACGGCCGAGCGGGCCGGTGACTGTCCGAAACGGCCGGTGTTCGTGGCCGGGATGGCGGAGCGGACGGCGCTGCGCGGATATCAGAATCCCGACAACCTGATGCGGCCATGGCTGGCCGACACTGCGCGCGACCTCTGGAACAACACCGGAGTCGGGCCGCAGGACATCGATGCGCTGTATCTGCAGGACGCCACCTCGGTATGGGTGCTTCAGATGCTCGAGGCGTACGGGTTCTGCGGCCCCGGCGAAGCCGGGGCGTTCCTGCAGGAAGGCCACACCCGCCCAGGGGGACGGCTGCCGGTCAACACCAACGGCGGGCAACTCTCGGAGAGCTACATGTGGGGCTGGTTGCACCTGTGTGAGGCCGTGCGCCAACTGCGCGGAGAGTGCGGTGACCGACAGATACCCGACCCGACCTATGCGCTCGATTGCTCATCGCACGACTTTCTCAAGGCCGCGGCAACACTGCTGGCGGTGACCGCGTGACCGGCTACATCATCCCGCCCCCCGGCGACCCCGCAGATCAGCACTTCTGGGATGCGCTCAGACGAAAGTGCTTGCAGCTGCAACACTGCGAGAAGTGTGACTACGTACGCTTCCCGGCGAGTGAACGGTGTCCGGAGTGCTGGGAACCCGGGGGCAGGTGGCGAGCCGTCGAGCCGTCCGGGACGGTGTGGAGCCATACGACCTACCACCGACCGCTGCACCCCGATCTGCGCCACGCAGTGCCCTACACCGTGGCGCTCGTCGAACTCGACTCGGGACCGGTGCTTCCCGGCCGAATCACGGGTGCCGCCGACGCGATCAGGATCGGTGCGCGGGTCGAGGGTCGGTTCACCGCCGTGACCGCGGAGTTCACCATGCTGGAATGGGCGCTGCGCGGGTAGTGGTGTTACAGCGCCAGCCCCCTGATCGACCACACCGTGAGATAGGCGAGCCCGAAGAACGCCGCGACGGCGATCGCCACACCGGTCGACTGCACATAGGCCAGCGGGGCGCGCATCCAGTCGAACGTGGCGGCGACCACCGCGTTGGGTTGGGTGACCAGATCCCAGGAGTTCCACCGCTGGAAGCGGCCGATCACCACACCGATCGCGCACAGTCCCACCGACAACACGGCGGCCAACCATCCCCAGATCCCGCCGAACTCACGCGCGATGCGAGTGTGGACGAGCAGCAGCGACACCACTCCGAGCAGGATGCCGGTCCAGGCGGCGAACCCGTACTGCAGCACGTGACGCCACAACTCGTATCCCTCGCCGAGGTGCACCAGATCGGTCACCAGGTACGGCGCGTTCGGCAGGAACGCCAACCAGACCAGGCCCAGCGGAACCAGCCAGAACCGCCGCTCCGCCAGATCGAAGGCCACCGCGCACAGCATGGGAATCCAGGCCAGGAACAGGTTCCACACCAGGAACTTCGTCGGATAGGACAGCGGAGCGGCGGGATCGGTGAACCCCAGCGCCAGGGTCAGGGCCGTCGTCGCCGCCAGCGACATGATCAGCAGGAACCCGCGCGCCTCGGTCATGGCATCAGTTTGCCTGCCTGCATCCGGCGCAGACGAGACGAGGGGCACCCGTTCGGGTGCCCCTCGTGGATATCCGGAGGATCAGCGGCCGTTACCGAAGGTGGGCTGCACGGCGCCGACGGTGGCGTGCTGCTGCACATTGTGGACCCAGTCGTGGTGGGCGATGTCGGCCTGGGCGGGTGCTGCCAGGGCGAAGATGGCGGCCGCGAAGCCGGTGGCGATGGTGGTGGCGAATCCGAACTTCTTCATGATTCGAGCCTTTCTGTGTCGATGGCCTGACTCGGTTGCCTGTTGCAACGACGACCCGGCCCGGGCAATTTCGGTTGGCAGTGATTGAGCGTGAGATGGCAGCAATTCGCCGACACTCGGTAGGCAACACCACCTGCGCCGCGCCCGGAGCGGACTCGAATCGGCTTGGCCCACAACGGATCACAGAGGACAAGGAGGGTGATGTGATCGAGGGCACGTGATCACCCGGGCGCGCCCCGCGCAGTGATTGCGGGCACACGCCACCACGTAGAATCGGCGATTCAGGCGTGGAGCGATCGAGATTGGGGTGCGGCATGGCCGGACGTGGGCAGGGGTCCGACTTTGTCGAGGCGCTGGCGAGAGGCCTGGACATACTGACCTGCTTCTCGGCCGAGCGTCCCGCGCTCACCTTGAGTGAGGTGGCGGCAGCGACCGGGTTGGCCCGCCCGACTGCGCGGCGGCTGTTGTTGACGCTGGAGGAGCTCGGCTACACCCGCGCTGTGGGGAATCAGTACGCGTTGACGCCGCGTGTGCTCGCGCTCGGAATGGCATACATCGGGTCCCTGAACCTCTGGGACATCGCCCGCCCCCACATGGAACGCCTCGTCGCGGCCACCGGCGAGTCGTCGTCGATCTCACAGCTCGATGAGGGTGACATCGTCTACGTCGCCCGGGTCGCGGTGCCCAAGCTGATCACGCTCCGGGTAGAGATCGGGACGCGGTTCCCGGCGCCCTACACCTCGCAGGGCAAAGTCCTGCTGGCAGCGCTGGAACCCGACGAGCTGCAGGCCGCGTTGGCCGCGCCGAGCCGTTCGGGTCTGCCCGCCCGCGAACCCCTGGACAACAAACAGTTGATCCGCGAGCTGGGCGAGGTCCGCGCGCGCGGCTGGGCGGTGGCCGATGAGGAACTGGCTCCCGGCATCCGGTCGGTGGCGGTGCCCCTGCGGGACGGTGCAGGGAGCGTGCGGGCCGCCATGAATGTGACGGTGCATGCGGCCGAGACGAGCCTGGAGAAGCTGACGAACGAGCACCTGCCGCTGTTGTTGCGTGCGGCGGGCGACATCTCGGCCGACTGGGCCCTGGTGCAGTCCCGGCCACAGAAACACGTGTCCGCTTGACACCATTGTCCGTCTAGCGGACAGTTGTCCGTATGACGGATGGCGACATGCAGAAGGGGCCGCTGAGCGGTCTCGTGGTGGCAGACTTCTCCCGCGTCCTGGCCGGGCCGTATTGCACGATGCTGCTGGCCGACCTGGGGGCCGACGTCATCAAGGTCGAGTCACCCGAGGGGGACGACACCCGCCGGTGGGTGCCGCCGACGGACGACCGCGGCGTTGGCACGTACTACCTGTCGGTCAACCGCAACAAGCGGTCGATCGCACTGGACTTCGACGACCCCGACGACAATGCGGTTGCGCGCGCGCTCGCGGCGCGTGCCGACGTGTTCATCCACAACTTCCGGCCGGGCGGCCTGAGGCGGTTCGGGCTGGACTACGACGCGGTCCGTGCGGTCAACCCGGGTGTCGTGTACTGCTCGATCAGCGGCTTCGGATCCGCGGGCGGCGCCTCGCTACCGGGTTACGACCTCCTGGTACAGGGGGTTTCGGGCCTGATGAGCCTGACGGGAGCACCGGATGGGTCACCGTACCGCGCCGGGGTCGCGGTGTTCGACGTGATGGCCGGGTTGCACTCGACGATCGGGATCCTGGCCGCGCTGCGACACCGGGACCGAAACGGGCAGGGCCAGCACGTCGAGATCAATCTGTTGTCGACCGCGCTGTCGGCGTTGGTGAACCAGACATCGGCGTACGTGGCGGGCGGCGTGGTCCCGACCCGGATGGGCAACGCCCACCTGAGCCTGTACCCTTATGAGCCGATGCCGACGGGCGACGGCGACCTGATCATCGCGGCAGGAAACGACCGGCAGTTCCGGAAACTGGTGGAAGCGTTGGGAGTTCCCGAACTCGCCGACGACGAGCAGTTCGCCACTGTCGCGGCCCGCAACAACAACCGGGTCGATCTGCGGCCGCTGCTGGAAAAGCGGCTCGCGACCGCATCGGCGCAGGAGTGGTTCCGCACCTTGTCCGGCGTGGGAGTGCCGTGCGCACCGATCAACGATGTCCGCGGCGGGGTGGAACTCGCCGACGAACTCGGCCTTCAACCCGTCGTCGAGGTGGGCGGGGTCAACACCATCCGTCATCCGATCCGGCTGTCGGAGACACCGGCCCGCTACGACCTCGCCCCACCGGCCATCGGCGAACACAGCGGCGAGATCCGGGAGTGGATCACCTCGGAAGGAGCGACCCGATGACCCAGATGGCGAAGTACCCGACAGCGCTGGGCGTCTCGACGAAAGACACCATCAGCCTCATGGGGCACGACCTGCCGAACGAGCTGATCGGACAGATCAGCTTCGGGGAGCTGGCCTTTCGCCTCATCACCCTGCGGGAACCCAGCCGTGGCCAGCTCCGGGTGTTCGAGGCCGTGCTGACCGCCC
This region of Mycolicibacterium goodii genomic DNA includes:
- a CDS encoding Zn-ribbon domain-containing OB-fold protein, whose amino-acid sequence is MTGYIIPPPGDPADQHFWDALRRKCLQLQHCEKCDYVRFPASERCPECWEPGGRWRAVEPSGTVWSHTTYHRPLHPDLRHAVPYTVALVELDSGPVLPGRITGAADAIRIGARVEGRFTAVTAEFTMLEWALRG
- a CDS encoding IclR family transcriptional regulator C-terminal domain-containing protein, translated to MAGRGQGSDFVEALARGLDILTCFSAERPALTLSEVAAATGLARPTARRLLLTLEELGYTRAVGNQYALTPRVLALGMAYIGSLNLWDIARPHMERLVAATGESSSISQLDEGDIVYVARVAVPKLITLRVEIGTRFPAPYTSQGKVLLAALEPDELQAALAAPSRSGLPAREPLDNKQLIRELGEVRARGWAVADEELAPGIRSVAVPLRDGAGSVRAAMNVTVHAAETSLEKLTNEHLPLLLRAAGDISADWALVQSRPQKHVSA
- a CDS encoding thiolase family protein; amino-acid sequence: MTTAVVGVGSTRQGELPGRTANDIAAEAIQLALDDAGIDKAEVDGLITCRNLTTRSCIDEQVGQLLGMNPGYSATLDYGTGNFSLHLGVMAITAGLANTVVLAYGTNQRSQRINFGTTVGGGAEFAAAAGLVHVAGPAAMAFRRHQHRYGTTEEQLGWISVAQREWARLNPLSIFRDPLSIEDYLAAPYIAEPLRRPDLTMVSDGGAALVLTTAERAGDCPKRPVFVAGMAERTALRGYQNPDNLMRPWLADTARDLWNNTGVGPQDIDALYLQDATSVWVLQMLEAYGFCGPGEAGAFLQEGHTRPGGRLPVNTNGGQLSESYMWGWLHLCEAVRQLRGECGDRQIPDPTYALDCSSHDFLKAAATLLAVTA
- a CDS encoding CaiB/BaiF CoA transferase family protein, translated to MTDGDMQKGPLSGLVVADFSRVLAGPYCTMLLADLGADVIKVESPEGDDTRRWVPPTDDRGVGTYYLSVNRNKRSIALDFDDPDDNAVARALAARADVFIHNFRPGGLRRFGLDYDAVRAVNPGVVYCSISGFGSAGGASLPGYDLLVQGVSGLMSLTGAPDGSPYRAGVAVFDVMAGLHSTIGILAALRHRDRNGQGQHVEINLLSTALSALVNQTSAYVAGGVVPTRMGNAHLSLYPYEPMPTGDGDLIIAAGNDRQFRKLVEALGVPELADDEQFATVAARNNNRVDLRPLLEKRLATASAQEWFRTLSGVGVPCAPINDVRGGVELADELGLQPVVEVGGVNTIRHPIRLSETPARYDLAPPAIGEHSGEIREWITSEGATR
- a CDS encoding DUF1361 domain-containing protein codes for the protein MTEARGFLLIMSLAATTALTLALGFTDPAAPLSYPTKFLVWNLFLAWIPMLCAVAFDLAERRFWLVPLGLVWLAFLPNAPYLVTDLVHLGEGYELWRHVLQYGFAAWTGILLGVVSLLLVHTRIAREFGGIWGWLAAVLSVGLCAIGVVIGRFQRWNSWDLVTQPNAVVAATFDWMRAPLAYVQSTGVAIAVAAFFGLAYLTVWSIRGLAL